The Corallococcus caeni genomic interval CCTGGTCACGGAAGAACTGCACCGTGCGGCGCAGGCCCTCCGCCAGCTGCACGGACGGCTCCCAGCCCAGCACCTTCTTCGCGTGGGACGCGTCGATGCAGGAGCGCAGCTGCTCGCCCGGCTTGCCCGGCGCGTGCGCGGCCTTCAGCGAGCTGCCGCCGGCCTCCGCGATGAGCTCGTAGAGCCGGTTGATGTCCGTCTCCACGCCGGTGCCGATGTTCGCGGCGCCCACGTAGTCGCTCTGGAAGGCCAGGTAGTTGGCGCGGGCCACGTCCGGACCGAAGACGAAGTCACGCGTCTGCTTGCCCTCGCCGAAGATGGTGCAGCCCTGCCCCGCGATGGTGCGCTGGCAGAAGATGGCCACCACGCCCGCCTCGCCGTGCGGGTTCTGACGGGGGCCGTACACGTTGGCGTACCGCAGGGCCACGTACGGCAGGCCGTACTGCGCGCGGTAGTAGCCCAGGTACAGCTCGCCCGCCGCCTTGGAGACGCCGTAGGGCGACACCGGCCGCGTGGGGTGGTCCTCGCGCGCGGGGAAGTAGTCCTGCTCGCCGTAGATGGCGCCGCCGGTGGAGCTGAAGATGACCTTCTTCACGCCGGACTGCCGCGCGGCCTCCAGCAGGTTCGTCATGCCGCGGATGTTCACGTCCGCGTCGAAGCCCGGGTCCTCCACGCTGCGGCGCACGTCCATCTGGGCGGCCAGGTGACAGAGCACCTGGGGCTTCTCGGTGCGAATGAGCTCCGCGGCCTCGGGGCTCCGGATGTCGTGCACGGCCAGCCGCACGCGCGGATCCAGGTTCTCCTTCTTGCCGCTCGACAGGTTGTCCAGCGCGATGACCTCGTGGCCATTGCGCAGGAACTCATCGCACACGTGCGAGCCAATGAAGCCCGCGCCGCCCGTTACCAGGACTTTCACGCCATTCTCCCCAGGCCCGGCCGCCAGGGGGCCGGGCCGTCTGCCTCGCGTTCACTCGCGCGCGGCCAACCTATGCTCCAGAGGGGCGACCGGCAACCTCTCGGAAGTAGGCGATGGTGTCCCGCAGACCATCTTCCAGCGCGACCTTGGGCTCCCACCCCAGCAGCGTGCGCGCGCGGGTGATGTCCGGCTGACGCTGCTTCGGATCATCCTTGGGGAGGGGGTGGTAGACGATCTGCCCACCTCCCCCCGCCGCCGCGCGCACGGCCTCCGCGAACTGCTTGATGGTCATCTCGCGCGGGTTGCCGATGTTCACCGGGCCCCGGACGTCCGACAGGATGAGCCGCACCAGGCCGTCCACCAGGTCCTTCACGTAGCAGAACGAGCGCGTCTGGCTGCCGTCGCCAAAGACGCTGAAGTCCTCGCCCCGGAGGATCTGCCCGACGAAGGCCGGCACCACGCGGCCGTCGTTGAGGCGCATGCGCGGGCCGTAGGTGTTGAAGATGCGCACGATGCGGACGTTCACGCCGCGGCTGCGCTCGTAGGCCGCGCTGATGGCCTCCGAGTAGCGCTTGGCCTCGTCGTACACGGAGCGCGGCCCGATGGGATTCACGTTGCCCCAGTAATCC includes:
- a CDS encoding NAD-dependent epimerase/dehydratase family protein is translated as MKVLVTGGAGFIGSHVCDEFLRNGHEVIALDNLSSGKKENLDPRVRLAVHDIRSPEAAELIRTEKPQVLCHLAAQMDVRRSVEDPGFDADVNIRGMTNLLEAARQSGVKKVIFSSTGGAIYGEQDYFPAREDHPTRPVSPYGVSKAAGELYLGYYRAQYGLPYVALRYANVYGPRQNPHGEAGVVAIFCQRTIAGQGCTIFGEGKQTRDFVFGPDVARANYLAFQSDYVGAANIGTGVETDINRLYELIAEAGGSSLKAAHAPGKPGEQLRSCIDASHAKKVLGWEPSVQLAEGLRRTVQFFRDQAAGPVRARG
- a CDS encoding UDP-glucuronic acid decarboxylase family protein is translated as MRGKRAVVLGGAGFVGSHLCERLLDDGAESVLAVDNLITGNEANVRTLKPRAGFQFVKQDITEGLEVDGPVDFVLNLASPASPIDYANLPIETLRVGSIGTENALKLAEKKKAVFLMASTSEVYGDPLVHPQKEDYWGNVNPIGPRSVYDEAKRYSEAISAAYERSRGVNVRIVRIFNTYGPRMRLNDGRVVPAFVGQILRGEDFSVFGDGSQTRSFCYVKDLVDGLVRLILSDVRGPVNIGNPREMTIKQFAEAVRAAAGGGGQIVYHPLPKDDPKQRQPDITRARTLLGWEPKVALEDGLRDTIAYFREVAGRPSGA